A DNA window from Pseudomonas resinovorans NBRC 106553 contains the following coding sequences:
- a CDS encoding DUF4105 domain-containing protein: MNTWLRLICLSTLLLAAGTRADLRLVLDDEGLTAAERQASQQLIDEARAALPPAFIQRLDREVQVGWSSELPENGYGRATRFDALVLNRNLLAGLADGSAATQQTGRVHGTVRREMLATLLHELTHIYDRARLWSAADKTQQFRCRNQADSNGLVGLPGDCRGQTARRFTFSDDPRLLDLAGWPQYVGKRGQREQENHQVARSPDIYELSNPREFVAVNMEYFLLDPAYACRRPTLYRYYREQFDWAPAQRSACNDGYAYLNAGRDFGKQPLGKLDPERVYEVDYLFAEANQNWVSRWGHSMLRLVICAPGRPRGPDCRLDLDQHLVLSYRAFVGDVQLSSWDGLTGAYPSRLFVLPLHQVIEEYTKVELRSLASVPLKLSRDELEALVEHAAEMHWSYDGDYWFLSNNCAVETLKLLRSGTDHPALRDLDSIMPNGLLKLLEGRGVADRTPLEDPKEALRLGYRFDSFRDRYQAMFKILREHLQVPQQEVEDWLELSAEQRRPWLAQADLRTSAALLLLEQAAQRRQLLLAQDELKRNYLNSREQAGQTRFAKAGGTLEQMLANSGFLSRPAELLQGGYGLPQSAEWQPLEAESSNRQQTMRTLSEDLDREVRSLLEPQRLAELNATEANLKQIGARLRELHKQSGGLELP; encoded by the coding sequence CTGAACACCTGGCTGCGCCTGATCTGCCTGAGCACCCTGCTGCTAGCGGCGGGTACGCGTGCCGACTTGCGCCTGGTCCTGGATGACGAGGGCCTGACCGCGGCCGAGCGCCAGGCCAGCCAGCAGTTGATCGACGAAGCCCGCGCCGCGCTGCCGCCGGCCTTCATCCAGCGCCTGGACCGGGAGGTTCAGGTCGGCTGGAGTTCCGAGCTGCCGGAAAACGGCTACGGCCGCGCCACCCGTTTCGACGCCCTGGTCCTCAACCGCAACCTGCTGGCGGGACTCGCCGACGGCAGCGCGGCAACCCAGCAGACCGGCCGCGTGCACGGCACGGTGCGCCGCGAGATGCTCGCCACCCTGCTCCACGAACTGACCCACATCTACGACCGCGCCCGCCTCTGGTCCGCCGCCGACAAGACGCAACAGTTCCGCTGCCGCAACCAGGCCGACAGCAATGGCCTGGTTGGCCTGCCCGGCGACTGCCGTGGGCAGACCGCGCGACGCTTCACCTTCAGCGACGACCCGCGCCTGCTCGACCTCGCCGGCTGGCCGCAATACGTCGGCAAACGCGGCCAGCGCGAGCAGGAGAACCACCAGGTGGCGCGCAGCCCGGACATCTACGAGCTGAGCAACCCCCGGGAATTCGTCGCGGTGAACATGGAGTACTTCCTCCTCGACCCGGCCTACGCCTGCCGCCGCCCGACGCTGTACCGCTACTACCGCGAACAATTCGACTGGGCCCCGGCGCAGCGCAGTGCCTGCAATGACGGCTACGCCTACCTCAACGCCGGCCGCGACTTCGGCAAGCAGCCGCTGGGCAAGCTCGACCCCGAGCGAGTCTACGAAGTGGACTACCTGTTCGCCGAGGCCAACCAGAACTGGGTCAGCCGCTGGGGCCACAGCATGTTGCGCCTGGTCATCTGCGCACCGGGCCGCCCGCGCGGGCCGGACTGCCGTCTCGACCTCGACCAGCACCTGGTGCTGTCCTACCGCGCCTTCGTCGGCGACGTGCAGTTGTCCAGCTGGGACGGCCTCACCGGCGCCTACCCATCGCGCCTGTTCGTGCTGCCCTTGCACCAGGTGATCGAGGAATACACCAAGGTGGAGCTGCGCAGCCTCGCCTCGGTGCCGCTCAAGCTCAGCCGCGACGAACTGGAAGCGCTGGTGGAACACGCCGCCGAGATGCACTGGAGCTACGACGGCGACTACTGGTTCCTGTCCAACAACTGCGCGGTGGAAACCCTCAAGCTGCTGCGCAGCGGCACCGACCATCCGGCCCTGCGCGACCTCGACAGCATCATGCCCAATGGCCTGCTCAAGCTGCTGGAAGGCCGGGGCGTGGCCGACCGCACGCCGCTCGAAGACCCCAAGGAGGCCCTGCGCCTGGGCTACCGCTTCGACTCCTTCCGTGACCGCTACCAGGCCATGTTCAAGATTCTCCGCGAGCACCTGCAGGTGCCCCAGCAGGAAGTCGAAGACTGGCTGGAGCTCAGCGCGGAACAGCGCCGCCCCTGGCTCGCCCAGGCCGACCTGCGCACCAGCGCCGCCCTGCTCCTGCTGGAACAGGCCGCCCAGCGCCGCCAGCTGCTGCTGGCCCAGGACGAGCTCAAGCGCAATTACCTGAACTCACGGGAGCAGGCCGGGCAGACCCGCTTCGCCAAGGCCGGCGGCACCCTGGAACAGATGCTCGCCAACAGCGGCTTCCTCAGCCGCCCGGCGGAGCTGCTGCAGGGCGGCTATGGCCTGCCACAAAGCGCCGAGTGGCAGCCCCTGGAAGCCGAAAGCAGCAACCGCCAGCAGACCATGCGCACCCTCAGCGAAGACCTCGACCGCGAAGTGCGCAGCCTGCTGGAACCCCAGCGCCTGGCCGAACTCAACGCCACCGAGGCCAACCTCAAGCAGATCGGCGCGCGTCTGCGCGAACTGCACAAGCAGTCCGGCGGGCTGGAGCTGCCCTGA
- a CDS encoding DUF2388 domain-containing protein, translating into MTSIRLLSAATLLAFAASASATSFVVTTDTIVGAVAATSDATSDVTSSFKDDKIVLAARDDAASFVASTGDIRGAQLEAAFKHIRSVQPQLAATDLQLAQAILTL; encoded by the coding sequence ATGACCTCAATCCGCCTGCTCAGCGCAGCCACCCTGCTGGCCTTCGCCGCCAGCGCCTCGGCCACCAGCTTCGTGGTCACCACGGACACTATCGTTGGTGCAGTCGCGGCCACGTCCGACGCCACCTCCGACGTCACCTCGTCCTTCAAGGACGACAAGATCGTGCTCGCCGCCCGTGACGATGCCGCCAGCTTCGTTGCCAGCACCGGCGATATCCGTGGCGCCCAGCTGGAAGCCGCGTTCAAGCACATCCGCAGCGTCCAGCCGCAACTGGCGGCCACCGACCTGCAACTGGCCCAGGCCATCCTCACCCTCTGA
- a CDS encoding DUF1127 domain-containing protein, which translates to MDRILTDSALPQSSRQPQTHWYLRLFATLAQWQRNARTRRQLAQLDDRALADVGISPSERAQELDTPFWR; encoded by the coding sequence ATGGACCGCATCCTCACTGACTCTGCCTTGCCCCAGTCGTCCCGCCAGCCGCAGACCCACTGGTACCTGCGCCTGTTCGCCACCCTGGCGCAATGGCAGCGCAACGCCCGTACCCGGCGGCAGCTGGCGCAACTGGACGATCGCGCCCTGGCCGACGTGGGGATCAGTCCGAGCGAGCGTGCCCAGGAGTTGGACACGCCCTTCTGGCGCTAA
- a CDS encoding AEC family transporter has translation MPARTRLDVPVLTLLQALWPLFALIVGGYLLRRWDFPGEAFWPAAERLNYFILFPALLFSSLATAPLDNPALPRLAVAVFLGLGIGWAALLLARRLLHWPAARFGAISQGILRFNTYLGLAAIGSLHGQDGLAMAALMLALMVPTVNLMSVWALTAERGVSLRGLLLPVAKNPLILACVAGALFNLSGLGLVGGSDRLLNLLAVASLPLGLLCVGAALRPQELAGEVPALAWNCALRLLAMPALALAVARLLGLPAMESAILVLFFALPTAPTAYVLTRQLGGDSHLMAGIITLQTLLAAGSLLLVLRVVAG, from the coding sequence ATGCCCGCTCGTACCCGACTGGATGTCCCCGTGCTCACCCTCCTCCAAGCCCTCTGGCCACTCTTCGCCCTGATCGTCGGCGGCTACCTGCTGCGCCGCTGGGACTTCCCCGGCGAAGCCTTCTGGCCCGCCGCCGAGCGCCTGAACTACTTCATCCTCTTCCCCGCGCTGCTGTTCAGCAGCCTGGCCACCGCGCCCCTGGACAACCCGGCGCTGCCGCGCCTGGCGGTCGCGGTGTTCCTCGGCCTCGGCATCGGCTGGGCGGCCCTGCTGCTGGCGCGGCGCCTGCTGCACTGGCCGGCGGCACGCTTCGGCGCCATCAGCCAGGGCATCCTGCGCTTCAACACCTACCTCGGCCTGGCCGCCATCGGCAGCCTCCATGGCCAGGACGGCCTGGCCATGGCCGCGCTGATGCTGGCCCTGATGGTGCCGACGGTGAACCTGATGTCGGTCTGGGCGCTCACCGCCGAGCGCGGTGTCAGCCTGCGCGGCCTGCTGCTGCCGGTGGCGAAGAATCCGCTGATCCTCGCCTGCGTGGCCGGCGCCCTGTTCAACCTCTCCGGCCTCGGCCTGGTGGGCGGCAGCGACCGCCTGCTCAACCTGCTGGCGGTGGCCAGCCTGCCGCTGGGCCTGCTCTGCGTGGGCGCCGCGCTGCGCCCGCAGGAGCTGGCTGGCGAGGTTCCGGCGCTGGCCTGGAACTGCGCCCTGCGCCTGTTGGCCATGCCCGCCCTGGCCCTGGCCGTGGCCCGCCTGCTCGGGTTGCCGGCGATGGAAAGCGCCATCCTGGTGCTGTTCTTCGCCCTGCCCACCGCGCCGACGGCCTATGTGCTGACCCGCCAGCTTGGCGGCGACAGCCATCTGATGGCCGGCATCATCACCCTGCAGACCCTGCTGGCCGCCGGGAGCCTGCTGCTGGTGTTGCGCGTGGTTGCCGGCTGA
- a CDS encoding DUF1127 domain-containing protein, producing the protein MERTLSSDLIFERAEQFPKASWPLRVVSTLLLWQRRVASRHQLAMLDHRLLADAGISEVQREAELSKPFWR; encoded by the coding sequence ATGGAACGTACCCTCAGTTCCGACCTGATCTTCGAACGTGCCGAACAATTCCCGAAAGCCTCGTGGCCTCTGCGCGTGGTTTCCACCCTGCTGCTGTGGCAGCGCCGCGTCGCCAGCCGTCACCAACTGGCCATGCTGGACCACCGCCTGCTGGCCGACGCCGGCATCAGCGAAGTCCAACGCGAAGCCGAACTGAGCAAGCCCTTCTGGCGCTAA
- a CDS encoding CitMHS family transporter, translating into MLTLLGFAMVICFMYLIMTKRLSALIALIIVPIAFALIGGFAAGIGPMMLEGISKLAPTGVMLMFAILYFALMIDSGLFDPAVRKILKLVKGDPLKVSVGTAALALIVSLDGDGATTYMICVAALLPLYSRLGMSPLIMAGLIILAGGIMNMTPWGGPTARAASALHVDPSDIFVPMIPAMVVGAMALFGLAWAYGKRERARLGVLHLPDEQINHDEISVSQFPEARRPKLLWVNAALTAGLMVTLITGLLPLPVLFMIAFSIAMIINYPCLQQQKERVAAHAGNVLAVVGLIFAAGIFTGILSGTGMVEAMSKSLLAVIPPSMGPYMAVITALVSMPFTFFMSNDAFYYGVLPVLAEAASHYGISPVEMARASIVGQPVHLLSPLVPSTYLLVGLAKVEFGDHQRFTLKWAVMICLCILLAALLLGVFPLFGSH; encoded by the coding sequence ATGCTGACTCTGCTCGGCTTCGCCATGGTCATCTGCTTCATGTACCTGATCATGACCAAACGCCTGTCCGCCCTGATCGCCCTGATCATCGTCCCCATCGCCTTCGCCCTGATCGGCGGCTTCGCCGCAGGCATCGGCCCGATGATGCTCGAAGGCATCAGCAAGCTCGCCCCCACGGGCGTGATGCTGATGTTCGCGATCCTCTACTTCGCCCTGATGATCGATTCCGGCCTGTTCGACCCGGCCGTGCGCAAGATCCTCAAACTGGTCAAGGGCGACCCGCTGAAGGTCTCGGTGGGCACCGCCGCCCTGGCCCTGATCGTCTCCCTGGACGGTGACGGCGCCACCACCTACATGATCTGCGTCGCCGCCCTGCTGCCGCTGTACAGCCGCCTGGGCATGAGCCCGCTGATCATGGCCGGCCTGATCATCCTCGCCGGCGGCATCATGAACATGACCCCCTGGGGCGGCCCCACCGCCCGCGCCGCCAGCGCCCTGCATGTGGACCCCTCGGACATCTTCGTGCCCATGATCCCGGCGATGGTCGTCGGCGCCATGGCTCTGTTCGGCCTCGCCTGGGCATACGGCAAGCGCGAACGCGCGCGCCTCGGCGTGCTGCACCTGCCGGACGAACAGATCAACCATGACGAGATCAGCGTGTCGCAGTTCCCGGAGGCCCGTCGGCCGAAGCTCTTGTGGGTGAACGCGGCCCTGACCGCCGGCCTGATGGTGACCCTGATCACCGGCCTGCTACCGCTGCCGGTGCTGTTCATGATCGCCTTCAGCATCGCCATGATCATCAACTACCCCTGCCTGCAGCAGCAGAAGGAGCGGGTCGCGGCCCATGCCGGCAACGTACTGGCGGTGGTCGGGCTGATCTTCGCCGCGGGCATCTTCACCGGCATCCTCTCCGGCACCGGCATGGTGGAAGCCATGTCCAAGAGCCTGCTGGCGGTGATCCCGCCGTCCATGGGTCCGTACATGGCGGTGATCACGGCGCTGGTGAGCATGCCGTTCACCTTCTTCATGTCCAATGACGCATTTTATTACGGCGTGTTGCCGGTTCTGGCCGAGGCCGCCAGCCATTACGGCATCAGCCCGGTGGAGATGGCGCGAGCGTCTATCGTAGGCCAGCCGGTGCATTTGCTGAGTCCGCTGGTACCCTCCACCTACCTGCTGGTTGGCCTGGCCAAGGTGGAATTCGGCGACCATCAGCGCTTCACATTGAAGTGGGCGGTGATGATTTGTCTGTGTATCCTCCTCGCCGCCCTGTTGCTGGGTGTGTTCCCGCTTTTCGGATCGCACTGA
- a CDS encoding C1 family peptidase, which produces MAKRPAPSKPRKKATAKRLDVRRDSMDFRDLTYSASLSPLPDELYPNWSLLQILDQGEEGACTGFGLAATVNYLRYRRGLPGQVSPAMLFAMARRYDQWPGEDYDFSSARGAMKGWHKHGVCLAGSWPPEHKGGLNPVIQQEALDIPLGAYFRVLSRINDVQAALRDVGVLFASARTHDGWRSPRRGVIDWKPEAPGVGGGHAFTILGYTRDGFLVQNSWGDAWGGFRQGKQVHAGLALWSYADFEANVWDVWVAQLGVAVNHGVTDTATRYASDGGTARLALQGPPQEAIYLHYLHIDDGQFDGLGQYASDLSQVEAIIEELQHSKPAHLLLYAHGGLNSVNGSAMRAFKWRPAFRDNGVHELHFIWETGLLAELGDIILGKLPLVGERVGSVSSWWDNQVESLVQPLGFALWQEMKLDATRAFQKRAAGMLVLQRLLGWLAAQGSQAPKVHLVGHSAGSIWHAQLLQAWLALGGPVIHNLVLFAPACTLELYEATFLKALGQGIRQQTLFVLSDQAEQEDTVAGAYRKSLLYLVSNALEDKHRRVPLLGMQKFLPARQPAGSTLVVSASNSAASRSSSHGGFDNDLQTMDSLLRLILGSASFRGFKAEEMKGY; this is translated from the coding sequence ATGGCCAAACGCCCCGCCCCCAGCAAACCCCGCAAGAAGGCCACGGCCAAACGCCTGGATGTCCGCCGGGACTCCATGGATTTCCGTGACCTCACCTATTCTGCCTCCCTATCGCCGCTGCCGGACGAGCTCTACCCGAACTGGTCGCTGCTGCAGATTCTCGACCAGGGCGAGGAAGGCGCCTGTACCGGCTTCGGCCTGGCGGCCACGGTCAACTACCTGCGCTACCGCCGTGGCCTGCCCGGCCAGGTAAGTCCGGCGATGCTCTTCGCCATGGCTCGACGCTACGACCAGTGGCCCGGCGAGGACTACGACTTCAGCAGCGCCCGAGGCGCCATGAAGGGCTGGCACAAGCATGGGGTATGCCTGGCGGGCAGTTGGCCGCCCGAGCACAAGGGCGGGCTGAACCCGGTGATCCAGCAGGAGGCGCTGGATATTCCCCTGGGCGCGTACTTCCGGGTGCTTTCGCGGATCAACGACGTGCAGGCGGCCTTGCGCGATGTTGGCGTGCTCTTCGCCTCGGCGCGGACCCACGATGGCTGGCGTTCGCCACGGCGCGGGGTGATCGACTGGAAACCCGAAGCGCCGGGTGTCGGCGGCGGGCACGCGTTCACCATCCTCGGCTACACCCGCGACGGTTTCCTGGTGCAGAACTCCTGGGGCGACGCCTGGGGCGGTTTTCGCCAGGGCAAGCAAGTGCACGCCGGGCTGGCGCTGTGGAGCTACGCGGACTTCGAGGCGAACGTCTGGGATGTCTGGGTGGCGCAGCTGGGTGTTGCGGTCAACCACGGCGTGACCGACACCGCCACACGCTACGCATCCGACGGCGGTACCGCGCGCCTGGCGTTGCAGGGCCCACCCCAGGAAGCCATCTACCTGCACTACCTGCATATCGATGACGGCCAGTTCGACGGCCTGGGCCAGTACGCCTCCGACCTGTCCCAGGTGGAAGCCATCATCGAAGAACTGCAGCACAGCAAGCCCGCGCATCTGCTGCTCTATGCCCACGGCGGGCTGAACAGCGTGAACGGATCGGCCATGCGCGCCTTCAAATGGCGGCCGGCGTTCCGTGACAACGGTGTGCATGAACTGCACTTCATCTGGGAAACCGGCCTGCTGGCGGAACTGGGCGACATCATCCTCGGCAAGCTGCCGCTGGTGGGCGAGCGTGTGGGGTCGGTCAGCTCCTGGTGGGACAACCAGGTGGAAAGCCTTGTCCAACCGCTGGGCTTCGCCCTCTGGCAGGAGATGAAGCTGGACGCCACGCGCGCCTTCCAGAAACGCGCGGCCGGCATGCTGGTGCTGCAGCGCCTGCTGGGCTGGCTGGCGGCCCAGGGTTCCCAGGCGCCCAAGGTGCACCTGGTGGGCCACAGTGCCGGGTCGATCTGGCATGCCCAGCTGTTGCAGGCCTGGCTGGCGTTGGGCGGACCGGTTATCCACAACCTGGTGCTCTTCGCTCCCGCCTGCACCCTGGAACTGTATGAGGCCACCTTCCTCAAGGCGCTGGGCCAGGGCATCCGCCAGCAGACGCTGTTCGTGCTGTCCGACCAGGCGGAACAGGAAGACACGGTCGCCGGCGCCTATCGCAAGTCGCTGCTCTATCTGGTGTCCAACGCCCTGGAAGACAAGCACCGGCGGGTACCGCTGCTGGGCATGCAGAAATTCCTCCCGGCCCGGCAGCCCGCCGGGAGCACCCTGGTGGTGTCGGCCAGCAATAGCGCGGCCAGTCGCAGCAGCAGCCATGGCGGCTTCGACAACGACCTGCAGACCATGGACAGCCTGCTAAGGCTGATCCTGGGCAGCGCCAGCTTCCGTGGCTTCAAGGCGGAGGAAATGAAGGGATATTGA
- a CDS encoding GFA family protein: MAESHTGGCHCRQLRYRIEAPLHDVAHCHCSACRRSTGGIVTTWATVPLASFSWTAGTPAEYASSSTCVRYFCPGCGSQLALFTQLSPDSLDITVATLDRPQDTPADRHIWVRSRLPWLSLDPQLPEEDEEAL, translated from the coding sequence ATGGCCGAATCCCACACCGGCGGCTGCCATTGCCGGCAGCTGCGCTACCGCATCGAGGCGCCGCTGCACGATGTCGCCCACTGCCATTGTTCCGCCTGCCGGCGCAGTACCGGCGGCATCGTCACCACCTGGGCCACCGTGCCCCTGGCGAGCTTCAGCTGGACCGCCGGCACGCCGGCCGAATACGCCTCGTCCAGCACCTGCGTGCGTTACTTCTGCCCCGGCTGCGGCAGCCAGCTGGCGCTGTTCACCCAACTCAGCCCCGACAGCCTGGATATCACCGTCGCCACCCTCGACCGCCCGCAGGACACCCCGGCGGACCGGCATATCTGGGTCAGGAGCCGGCTGCCCTGGCTGAGCCTGGACCCGCAGTTGCCGGAGGAGGACGAGGAAGCCCTCTGA
- a CDS encoding DUF2388 domain-containing protein — MRRSLSVAAIALSLVAGAAQAQTLVATSNIIVRALDRTLDFTSDTTTSIRDMKVVVAARDDAASFVASAGEIRGAQLEAAFGALRERFPQAREASDQALAETILAL, encoded by the coding sequence ATGCGTCGCTCGTTGTCTGTTGCCGCCATCGCCCTGTCCCTTGTCGCCGGCGCCGCCCAGGCCCAGACCCTGGTGGCCACCAGCAACATCATCGTCCGCGCGCTGGACCGCACTCTGGACTTCACTTCCGACACCACCACCTCGATCCGCGACATGAAAGTGGTGGTCGCCGCCCGCGACGACGCCGCCAGCTTCGTCGCCAGCGCCGGCGAAATCCGCGGCGCCCAGCTGGAAGCCGCCTTCGGCGCGCTGCGCGAGCGCTTCCCGCAAGCCCGCGAGGCCAGCGACCAGGCCCTGGCGGAAACCATCCTCGCCCTCTGA
- a CDS encoding TerC family protein, with the protein MEWLTSPEIWVAFFTLTALEIVLGIDNIIMIAILVGRMPPHLQARTRFFGLALAMVTRILLLLSITWIMRLTADLFHLFGQGISGRDLILFFGGLFLLWKSTTEMYHGLEGEDETEAAPNGAARNFIGTIIQIAIIDIVFSLDSVITAVGMVSHVPVMVAAIIVAVLVMMLAAGTISAFIDKHPSLKMLALSFLVVVGTVLIAESFEVHVPKGYVYFAMAFSLAVEALNIRARIARGRKEDPVKLRKDIPGQ; encoded by the coding sequence ATGGAATGGCTGACCAGCCCGGAAATCTGGGTCGCCTTCTTCACCCTGACCGCCCTGGAAATCGTCCTCGGCATCGACAACATCATCATGATCGCCATCCTCGTGGGGCGCATGCCGCCGCACCTGCAGGCGCGCACCCGGTTCTTCGGCCTGGCGCTGGCCATGGTTACCCGCATCCTGCTGCTGCTCTCGATCACCTGGATCATGCGGCTCACCGCCGACCTGTTCCACCTGTTCGGCCAGGGCATCTCCGGCCGCGACCTGATCCTCTTCTTCGGCGGCCTGTTCCTGCTGTGGAAGAGCACCACCGAGATGTACCACGGCCTGGAAGGCGAAGATGAGACCGAGGCCGCCCCCAACGGCGCCGCGCGCAACTTCATCGGCACCATCATCCAGATCGCCATCATCGACATCGTGTTCTCCCTGGACTCGGTGATCACCGCCGTCGGCATGGTTTCCCACGTGCCGGTCATGGTTGCTGCGATCATCGTCGCCGTCCTGGTGATGATGCTGGCCGCCGGCACCATCAGCGCCTTCATCGACAAGCACCCGAGCCTGAAGATGCTGGCCCTGTCCTTCCTGGTAGTGGTCGGTACCGTGCTGATCGCGGAATCCTTCGAAGTCCACGTGCCCAAGGGCTACGTCTACTTCGCCATGGCCTTCTCCCTGGCCGTGGAGGCGCTCAATATCCGCGCCCGCATCGCCCGTGGCCGCAAGGAAGACCCGGTGAAACTGCGCAAGGACATCCCTGGGCAGTAA